The sequence TGAATTTCAAGAACGGCTGCAAAGCGGTCAAACAGTGGACGATATTTTGCCGGAAGCTTTCGCGGTAGCCAGAGAAGCTGCTAAGCGGGTCTTGGGCGAGCGGCCTTACGATGTGCAGCTGATGGGAGGGCTTGCTCTCCATCAAGGCAAGATTGCCGAGATGAGAACGGGAGAAGGTAAAACCTTGGCCGCTACTTTGCCGGTTTATTTAAACGCTCTAACCGGCAAAGGGGTGCACGTCGTGACCGTCAACGATTATCTAGCCAAACGCGACTCGGAGTGGATGGGACAAATTTATAGATTCTTAGGTTTATCGGTCGGAGTAATCCTGCATGGCAAGACTCCTGAAGAACGGCGCGAAGCTTATAGTGCCGATATTACTTACGGCACTAATAATGAATTTGGCTTCGATTATCTTAGGGACAATATGGCGGGAGGGGCTGAGGGCTTGGTTCAGCGGGAGTTAAATTACGCCATTGTTGATGAAGTCGACTCAATTTTGATTGACGAAGCCCGCACTCCGTTGATTATTTCGGCTCCCGACGAAGAATCCACTGAATATTACAAAAGATTTTCGCAAATTGTTCCGTCGCTGACGCCGAATGTGGATTATAACGTTGATGAAAAAATGAAATCAGCGATTTTAACTGAAGAAGGTATTACTAAAGTCGAACAGTTACTTGGCATTAAAGATATTTATGAAAGTGGAGATATCACGCTGGCGCATCACATTGAACAAGCTTTGCGTGCCCATGCTTTATATAAAAGAGATCGGGATTACGTGGTTAAAGATGGCGAAGTGATTATTGTGGATGAGTTTACTGGGCGGTTAATGGTTGGTCGGCGCTACAGCGAAGGTTTGCATCAGGCGATTGAAGCTAAAGAAGGCGTCGAAGTAAAACGGGAAAGTAAAACCCTAGCTACCATCACTTTTCAGAATTACTTTCGGATTTACCATAAATTAGCCGGGATGACAGGTACGGCCAAAACCGAAGAAGAGGAATTTTACAAAATTTATGGCCTAGAGGTGGTGGTGATTCCGACAAATCAGCCGATGGTGCGCCGAGATTTAAATGATCTGATCTTCGTGAATGAAGCCGCTAAATTCCATGCCGTAGTTCGGGAAATCAAAGAGCGGTACGGTAAAGGGCAGCCGGTATTGGTGGGTACGATTGCGATTGAAAAATCGGAATTACTTTCGGATATGCTGAAGCGAGATGGCATTCCGCATAATGTTTTAAATGCTAAACAGCACGAACGGGAAGCCGAGATCATTAAAGATGCCGGACAGAAGAATCAAGTCACCATTGCCACTAACATGGCTGGGCGAGGCACGGACATTAAACTAGGTGAAGGCGTGCGGGAAGCGGGCGGGCTGCATATTCTGGGCACGGAACGACATGAATCTCGCCGGATCGATAATCAGCTCCGAGGCCGCTCCGGGCGGCAAGGCGATCCGGGGAGTTCGCAGTTTTTTATATCTATGGAAGACGATCTGATGAGATTGTTCGGTTCGGATCGGATGAAAGGGTTAATGAAAACGATGCATGTGCCGGAGGATATGCCGATTGAGCACAAAATGATTAGTTCCAGTATTGAAGCGGCGCAGAAAAAAGTCGAAGGCCACAACTTTGATATTCGCAAACATGTGGTGCAATACGACGATGTAATGAATCGGCAAAGGGAAGTAATCTACAATAAGCGCCGAGCGATTTTATTGAACGAAAACTTAAAAGAAGAAATTTGGCAGGATATCAAGCGCGAAATTGAGGGGATTGTTAATTTCCATTGTGTCGGAAATGATAAATTAACTTGGAATTTATCCGAAGTTATTGAAAATGTAAAAACTATCTTCAATTTTTCCGCAGACGATGAAGGTAAAATCAAATCATTTAATGAACAGTCGCTCATTATCGAGTGGTTATTAGAAAAAGCTAAAGCGGCCTATGGAGATAGGGAAAAAGAAGTCGGCGAAGACACTTGGCGGCAAGTGGAGCGGGCAGTTTGTCTGCGAGTTGTTGATGTGTTATGGGTGGATCATTTAGATGCGATGGTTCGGATGCGGGAGGGGATTGGGTTGATCGGTTATGCCCAGAAAGATCCTTTGGCTGAATATAAACAAGAAGCCTACATTATGTTCCAGCGACTCCTCGCAGCAATTGCTTCGGATGTGACGCATATGATCTTCCGGGTGAGAATAACCCCTCAAACTCCGCCGCCAGCAGAAACGGAAGCCAGGAAAAAAATGGCCATGAAAGGAGCCGAAGAACCCAAAGGCGACTTTAAGGATGAAGCGAAAGAAATAACAGCAGGTTCCCCTCCTGCCAGAGGAGGGGTTAGGGGAGGTGGGAGTAAAGAAACCAATAATTCGAAGATTGGCCGCAATGACCCCTGCCCATGCGGTTCTGGCAAAAAATATAAAAAATGTTGTGGCAAGTAAATCATATCCGCTGATTTATAAAGACCATGAGATACGATAAATTAGTTAGAGATAGAATACCTGAGATTATTAAAGAGAAAGGTGGAAAGTTTACTAGTCACATTGCTAACGAACAGGAATATTGGCAGAAGCTCAAGGAAAAGTTGCAAGAAGAAGTGGACGAGTTCAAACAAGGTGAAAACAGAGAAGAGGTCGCGGACATCTTGGAGGTTTTAGAGGCCATCTGCGATTTTAAAGGTTGGGATAAATCAGAATTGCAAATACTCAAAGACAAAAAAGCGGAGAGTAGAGGAGGATTTAAAGAAAGAATCATTTTAGAAGAATCATAAAATGGTGCGGGAAATAGATGGTTACGGAATTCTATAAAAATTTGCCTAGAAAAAGAGTAGGGGTAGAATAAGTAGTTATGGAAGAGATTGAAGTAAAATTTTTGAATGTTGACCCGGAAGAGATCCAGGGTAAATTGGCTGCCATCGGAGCTGAAAAAGTGAAAGAGTTCTTCTATCGCCGGCGAGTTTTTGATTATCCGGATTGGCGTTTAGACAAACAAGCGGCTTGGTTGAGACTGCGAGATGAAGAGGATCATGTCGCTCTTAGCTTCAAACAAAGACTGGGCGTGCAAACTCACGATGGAACCACTTCGGATACGGGCATGGAAGAAGTGGAGATTCATGTCAGCGATTTCGATAAAACCGCTTTATTACTGACTAGGCTGGGATTTGTGGAAAAACATTATGCCGAAAACAAACGGATTCGCTGGATAAAAGATGGCATCGAATTTGATATCGATATTTGGCCGGAATTAGAGCCTTATTTAGAGATCGAAGCCTCAACCTGGGAACAGATCGATCAGGCGATTGCGATGCTAGGCCTGGATCCGGCAGACAAGAAAATATTTTCCACCAATCAGATATATCATTTGAAAGATATTCATGTATCTGATTACTCCCGATTAGCTTTTGACGGATTAGTTAAAAGAGATAATAATTCTTAACTACAAATCAATGGATATTGTTGAGAAAAAAATAATGACGTTGTGTCTGATCCAACAGGACGGGCAGATTTTGTTGGGGCTAAAAAAGCGAGGATTTGGGGAGGGGAGATGGAATGGTTTTGGGGGAAAGATCAAGTCTGACGAAACCATAACCGAAGCTGCTATCAGGGAATTGAAAGAAGAGGCGAATTTAGAAGTCACTGCACTAGAAGAGGTAGGCAATCTAATTTTTCACAATACCGGAGGGCTAATAGTTGAGATGCATATTTTTAGGGTGGATAAATTTATGGGTGAACCAGTAGAAACAGAAGAGATGCTCCCACAGTGGTTTGACGCCGATAAAATTCCTTTTGACACTATGTGGGAAGATGACCGCCATTGGTTGCCTTTGTTCTTAGCTGGCAAGAAATTTGAGGGCGAATTCTTTTTTGGTGAAAATGACCACATTATTGATTTTCATGTTAACGAAGTTGTTCCAAAGCCCAAAATCTCTGTTGAGGGGTGAATTAGTAAATGAAATATATAGAATTAGGGAATTTACAGCTCTGGGAGAGGAAATAGTTGACATTTATGGCAGATTGTTATACCATACAAGTACTAAATTGTACCTTGAGCGTCTAGGAGAAGTCTTAGACCGCGAGAGGAAATACAAAAACAAACCCAATTAGGAGGGGAAAACAGATCATATCTGTTTTATTGCCGTCAAAAGCCATTCTAACTACTGTTCGAGCGGAGCGAGAACTGCTAAATCCGTAGTTCTCACTGCGCCTGCCTGCCGGTAGGCAGGTTCGAACAAGTAATAGGAGAAGGCCTGACAGCAGGTATTGGGTGAGTTTTGATATGGTTTTGCGGGCAGAATTCTGGTGGTGCAGAGGTAGCTTGTTAATTGATTGTACCCTTTGATATTAAATTAAGGGGGTTTGGTTAACGACCCACTCTCCACTGGAATTCTGTCTGCAAAATCTCAATCTTGCGGGCAAATAAGGAAAATTCAGCCAGGCGAACCCTGGCGCGGAGGTCTCATTATGAGACAAAAACATTTTCTGTTCGCCGGGATCATCCTGG is a genomic window of Patescibacteria group bacterium containing:
- the secA gene encoding preprotein translocase subunit SecA, translated to MKFLEKVFGDPNRGALRQLEKTVAEINLWAPKIEALGDAELTAKTVEFQERLQSGQTVDDILPEAFAVAREAAKRVLGERPYDVQLMGGLALHQGKIAEMRTGEGKTLAATLPVYLNALTGKGVHVVTVNDYLAKRDSEWMGQIYRFLGLSVGVILHGKTPEERREAYSADITYGTNNEFGFDYLRDNMAGGAEGLVQRELNYAIVDEVDSILIDEARTPLIISAPDEESTEYYKRFSQIVPSLTPNVDYNVDEKMKSAILTEEGITKVEQLLGIKDIYESGDITLAHHIEQALRAHALYKRDRDYVVKDGEVIIVDEFTGRLMVGRRYSEGLHQAIEAKEGVEVKRESKTLATITFQNYFRIYHKLAGMTGTAKTEEEEFYKIYGLEVVVIPTNQPMVRRDLNDLIFVNEAAKFHAVVREIKERYGKGQPVLVGTIAIEKSELLSDMLKRDGIPHNVLNAKQHEREAEIIKDAGQKNQVTIATNMAGRGTDIKLGEGVREAGGLHILGTERHESRRIDNQLRGRSGRQGDPGSSQFFISMEDDLMRLFGSDRMKGLMKTMHVPEDMPIEHKMISSSIEAAQKKVEGHNFDIRKHVVQYDDVMNRQREVIYNKRRAILLNENLKEEIWQDIKREIEGIVNFHCVGNDKLTWNLSEVIENVKTIFNFSADDEGKIKSFNEQSLIIEWLLEKAKAAYGDREKEVGEDTWRQVERAVCLRVVDVLWVDHLDAMVRMREGIGLIGYAQKDPLAEYKQEAYIMFQRLLAAIASDVTHMIFRVRITPQTPPPAETEARKKMAMKGAEEPKGDFKDEAKEITAGSPPARGGVRGGGSKETNNSKIGRNDPCPCGSGKKYKKCCGK
- a CDS encoding nucleoside triphosphate pyrophosphohydrolase → MRYDKLVRDRIPEIIKEKGGKFTSHIANEQEYWQKLKEKLQEEVDEFKQGENREEVADILEVLEAICDFKGWDKSELQILKDKKAESRGGFKERIILEES
- a CDS encoding CYTH domain-containing protein — translated: MEEIEVKFLNVDPEEIQGKLAAIGAEKVKEFFYRRRVFDYPDWRLDKQAAWLRLRDEEDHVALSFKQRLGVQTHDGTTSDTGMEEVEIHVSDFDKTALLLTRLGFVEKHYAENKRIRWIKDGIEFDIDIWPELEPYLEIEASTWEQIDQAIAMLGLDPADKKIFSTNQIYHLKDIHVSDYSRLAFDGLVKRDNNS
- a CDS encoding 8-oxo-dGTP diphosphatase, with the translated sequence MDIVEKKIMTLCLIQQDGQILLGLKKRGFGEGRWNGFGGKIKSDETITEAAIRELKEEANLEVTALEEVGNLIFHNTGGLIVEMHIFRVDKFMGEPVETEEMLPQWFDADKIPFDTMWEDDRHWLPLFLAGKKFEGEFFFGENDHIIDFHVNEVVPKPKISVEG